In the Streptomyces formicae genome, one interval contains:
- a CDS encoding hydroxyacid dehydrogenase, with amino-acid sequence MHPTRTTRPRALFAMGRRHRDALFPAAAIRRLAAHVDIDPDHVAEDLAHEPALAEVELLITSWGCPVIDADVLARAPALKAVVHAAGSVKHHVTQACWDRGLAVSSAAAANAVPVAEYTVAAILFANKRVLDIGGLYREHRAPLDWARRFPGFGNHRRTVGVVGASLVGRKLLELLVPYDLDLLVADPHIDAARAAELGARHVELDELIGASDVVSLHAPALPETHHLIDARRLSLMRDGATLINTARGSLVDTDALVSEAATGRIHAVIDVTEPEVPPADSPLYTLPNVLLTPHIAGSLGGELQRISGSAIDEIERYCSGRPFAHAVRPSALATSA; translated from the coding sequence ATGCACCCGACCAGGACCACCCGTCCCCGCGCCCTGTTCGCCATGGGCAGGCGCCACCGCGACGCGCTGTTCCCCGCCGCCGCGATCCGGCGGCTGGCGGCGCACGTCGACATCGACCCGGACCACGTGGCGGAGGACCTCGCCCACGAACCGGCCCTGGCGGAGGTGGAACTCCTGATCACCTCGTGGGGGTGCCCCGTCATCGACGCGGACGTGCTGGCACGCGCACCCGCCCTGAAGGCGGTCGTCCACGCGGCGGGCAGCGTCAAGCACCACGTGACACAGGCGTGTTGGGACCGGGGGCTCGCGGTGTCGTCGGCCGCGGCGGCCAACGCCGTGCCCGTCGCCGAGTACACGGTCGCCGCGATCCTCTTCGCCAACAAGCGGGTCCTCGACATCGGCGGCCTCTACCGCGAGCACCGCGCGCCTCTCGACTGGGCGCGGCGCTTCCCCGGGTTCGGCAACCACCGCAGGACCGTGGGCGTGGTCGGCGCCTCGCTCGTCGGCCGCAAACTGCTCGAACTGCTGGTCCCCTACGACCTGGACCTGCTCGTCGCCGACCCCCACATCGACGCGGCGCGGGCCGCCGAACTGGGCGCCCGGCACGTGGAGCTCGACGAACTGATCGGCGCGTCGGACGTCGTCTCGCTGCACGCGCCCGCCCTGCCGGAGACCCACCACCTCATCGACGCGCGCAGGCTGTCGTTGATGCGGGACGGCGCCACGCTCATCAACACGGCCCGCGGGTCCCTCGTCGACACCGACGCCCTCGTCTCCGAGGCCGCGACCGGACGCATCCACGCGGTCATCGACGTCACCGAACCGGAGGTGCCGCCCGCCGATTCACCGCTCTACACGTTGCCGAACGTCCTGCTCACCCCGCACATCGCCGGATCACTCGGCGGCGAGCTCCAGCGGATCAGCGGCAGTGCCATCGACGAGATCGAGCGTTACTGCTCCGGAAGACCCTTCGCCCATGCCGTGCGGCCCTCCGCCCTCGCGACATCGGCCTGA
- a CDS encoding carbohydrate ABC transporter permease, which yields MTTSSAPPVAPAPETASTKDPATRPRRRGRTGKPPSALLSRAGVTALLALATLYTLLPLTWLLLSSTKSREDLFGTNGFAPGDEMHLAENLRHLFTADDGIYLRWVLNTVAYAGVGSLLASVFSVAAGYAFDKLTFPGKERLFSLVLLGVMVPGTAMAIPLYLLAAEAGLVNTFWSVFVPGLVFPFGVYLARVFSAAYVPDEVLEAARMDGASEFRAFCRIALPMLAPGFVTIFLFQFTQIWNSFFLPLVMLSDQDLYPVNLGLYVWYSSALSQGHPEDYLLAVVGSLVSVAPLIAVFLMLQRFWKSGMTAGAIK from the coding sequence GTGACCACCTCATCCGCACCTCCCGTCGCCCCCGCTCCCGAGACGGCATCCACGAAAGACCCCGCCACGCGCCCCCGTCGGCGCGGCCGCACCGGGAAGCCGCCCTCGGCACTCCTGTCCAGGGCCGGGGTCACCGCACTCCTCGCCCTGGCCACGCTCTACACCCTGCTGCCCCTGACCTGGCTGCTGCTGTCCTCCACCAAGAGCCGCGAGGACCTGTTCGGCACGAACGGCTTCGCCCCGGGCGACGAGATGCACCTCGCGGAGAACCTGCGGCACCTGTTCACGGCCGACGACGGCATCTACCTGCGCTGGGTGCTCAACACCGTCGCGTACGCGGGTGTCGGCTCCCTCCTCGCCTCGGTCTTCAGCGTCGCCGCGGGCTACGCCTTCGACAAGCTCACGTTCCCCGGCAAGGAGCGGCTGTTCTCCCTCGTGCTCCTCGGCGTCATGGTGCCCGGCACGGCCATGGCGATCCCCCTGTACCTGCTCGCCGCCGAAGCGGGCCTGGTCAACACCTTCTGGAGCGTGTTCGTGCCGGGCCTCGTCTTCCCGTTCGGCGTGTACCTGGCGCGGGTCTTCAGCGCGGCCTACGTGCCGGACGAGGTCCTGGAAGCGGCGCGGATGGACGGGGCGAGCGAGTTCCGGGCCTTCTGCCGCATCGCCCTGCCGATGCTCGCGCCCGGCTTCGTGACCATCTTCCTCTTCCAGTTCACGCAGATCTGGAACAGCTTCTTCCTGCCCCTGGTGATGCTGTCCGACCAGGACCTGTATCCCGTCAACCTCGGTCTGTACGTGTGGTATTCGTCCGCGCTGTCCCAAGGCCACCCCGAGGACTACCTGCTGGCCGTCGTCGGCTCCCTGGTGTCCGTCGCCCCGCTGATCGCCGTCTTCCTGATGTTGCAGCGGTTCTGGAAGTCCGGCATGACCGCCGGCGCGATCAAGTAG
- a CDS encoding heparin lyase I family protein — protein sequence MKRTTKRSLAAAGLAGLLAAASLATAEAGQDGGGATTLLTVDYQNGRLDSGIPKLTTTHAKADDASYVVDSGPDHAVAHKVTLGDSGYESDGAPRSESATNDVPEGRIHVGDEHRYEFSVLLKDWKTYEPGDSDTGDIIFQGKHAGGNRPSFYLMTKRNSIAFRSPLLGLQSTVVDDIRPYVNRWMRFRVDVKWTDDSTGHYRISTRLPGESGFTPRRSYDDVRTFHPENPTDFGYLKWGLYRPDESLEKGDVPTRVVLHDDIRILDLSG from the coding sequence ATGAAGAGGACAACGAAGCGCTCCCTCGCCGCCGCGGGCCTCGCGGGGCTGCTCGCCGCCGCCTCGCTCGCCACCGCGGAGGCGGGCCAGGACGGCGGGGGCGCCACCACCCTGCTGACCGTCGACTACCAGAACGGCCGTCTGGACTCCGGCATCCCGAAACTGACCACGACGCACGCGAAGGCCGACGACGCGTCGTACGTCGTCGATTCGGGACCGGACCACGCCGTCGCCCACAAGGTGACCCTCGGCGATTCCGGTTACGAGTCCGACGGGGCCCCGCGCAGCGAGAGCGCCACCAACGATGTCCCCGAGGGCAGGATCCACGTGGGCGACGAGCACCGCTACGAGTTCAGCGTCCTGCTCAAGGACTGGAAGACCTACGAACCAGGTGACTCGGACACCGGCGACATCATCTTCCAGGGCAAGCACGCGGGCGGGAACCGCCCGTCCTTCTACCTCATGACCAAGCGGAACAGCATCGCCTTCCGGTCGCCGCTCCTCGGCCTCCAGTCCACGGTGGTCGACGACATCCGCCCGTACGTCAACCGGTGGATGCGCTTCCGCGTGGACGTGAAGTGGACGGACGACAGCACGGGCCACTACCGGATCTCCACCCGGCTGCCCGGGGAATCGGGGTTCACGCCGCGCAGGTCGTACGACGACGTGCGGACCTTCCACCCCGAGAACCCGACGGACTTCGGCTACCTCAAGTGGGGCCTCTACCGGCCCGACGAGTCCCTGGAGAAGGGGGACGTGCCGACGCGCGTCGTCCTCCACGACGACATCCGGATCCTGGACCTCTCCGGGTGA
- the ngcE gene encoding N-acetylglucosamine/diacetylchitobiose ABC transporter substrate-binding protein yields the protein MGSTSVNRREVMKRAAAAGLLAVPAVGALSSCASGGGDENKAEKGEKSKKNPLGVKTDAGLTVYIFNGGYGDKYAQFVTDMYAKKYPKAKPDQKPTEKIATQVQPKLVRGKPTADVVNNSGADEMNIGKLVHNKQVAELVEVLDAPSWDDPNVTVRETLVPIVEEMGRFGGKACYQLNIALTVYGNWYSKKLLEQGLDSEYPKTWDAMLAVCKKAKAKGIHGWSYPGGHPRYMFFSMYAMFAQRGGRDVITAMDYLEPTAWKNDAVKDVFEAWEELVAKKYVLTGFDGTEAHTEMQTAWTKEGKCVFVPDGSWVENEAKDTTPKDFQMTVGATPSLDSGDKMPFGTLYAPAGEPFIVPAKAENRQGGLEWLRMMYSKEAALNLFKEVGSLPVVKGAIDGQKLPSGTASAKAAIEAAGDNIVIPKFFDWYNELFREDFNNMIHKFMQGQIGAKQAMDTMQKASDRILKDPDITKIKKV from the coding sequence ATGGGATCCACCAGCGTCAACCGTCGTGAGGTCATGAAGAGGGCGGCGGCCGCCGGGCTGCTCGCGGTGCCGGCCGTCGGCGCGCTCAGTTCCTGCGCCAGTGGGGGCGGTGACGAGAACAAGGCCGAGAAGGGCGAGAAGTCCAAGAAGAACCCGCTCGGCGTGAAGACGGACGCGGGCCTCACGGTCTACATCTTCAACGGCGGATACGGCGACAAGTACGCCCAGTTCGTCACGGACATGTACGCCAAGAAGTACCCCAAGGCCAAGCCGGACCAGAAGCCCACCGAGAAGATCGCCACCCAGGTCCAGCCGAAGCTGGTCCGGGGCAAGCCCACGGCGGACGTCGTCAACAACTCCGGCGCCGACGAGATGAACATCGGCAAGCTGGTGCACAACAAGCAGGTCGCCGAGCTCGTCGAGGTGCTCGACGCGCCTTCCTGGGACGATCCGAACGTCACCGTGCGCGAGACGCTGGTGCCGATCGTCGAGGAGATGGGCCGCTTCGGCGGCAAGGCGTGCTACCAGCTCAACATCGCGCTGACGGTGTACGGGAACTGGTACTCCAAGAAGCTCCTTGAGCAGGGCCTCGACTCCGAGTATCCGAAGACCTGGGACGCGATGCTCGCGGTCTGTAAGAAGGCCAAGGCCAAGGGCATCCACGGCTGGAGCTACCCCGGCGGCCACCCCCGCTACATGTTCTTCAGCATGTACGCGATGTTCGCCCAGCGCGGTGGCCGCGACGTCATCACGGCGATGGACTACCTGGAGCCGACCGCCTGGAAGAACGACGCGGTCAAGGACGTCTTCGAGGCGTGGGAGGAACTGGTCGCCAAGAAGTACGTCCTCACCGGCTTCGACGGCACCGAGGCGCACACCGAGATGCAGACCGCCTGGACCAAGGAGGGCAAGTGCGTCTTCGTGCCCGACGGTTCCTGGGTGGAGAACGAGGCGAAGGACACCACGCCCAAGGACTTCCAGATGACGGTGGGCGCCACCCCGTCGCTCGACTCCGGCGACAAGATGCCGTTCGGCACGCTCTACGCCCCGGCCGGTGAGCCCTTCATCGTCCCGGCCAAGGCCGAGAACCGTCAGGGCGGCCTGGAGTGGCTGCGGATGATGTACAGCAAGGAGGCCGCCCTCAACCTCTTCAAGGAGGTCGGCTCGCTGCCCGTCGTCAAGGGCGCCATCGACGGCCAGAAGCTTCCCTCGGGCACGGCGAGCGCGAAGGCGGCCATCGAGGCGGCGGGCGACAACATCGTCATCCCCAAGTTCTTCGACTGGTACAACGAGCTGTTCCGCGAGGACTTCAACAACATGATCCACAAGTTCATGCAGGGCCAGATCGGCGCCAAGCAGGCGATGGACACCATGCAGAAGGCGTCGGACCGGATCCTCAAGGACCCCGACATCACCAAGATCAAGAAGGTCTGA
- a CDS encoding PQQ-binding-like beta-propeller repeat protein, with protein MRQPPLPPVGRRQLLLAGGAVGLAAASASLLTGQAHASPTRTRGATITDLGPAIEQFALMSAVLVGDTVYIGSRNLSPTRLIAFHLPTRKVVSRTDLGTGHSVQALAADPTGRYLYAGVLTKADEGRPNLFRWDLRSPDEAAVGIGRTEDRDVRELAVAPDGTVYAVGGVPGKAPALWRYDPGTGKVTGLGVPDPKATLARAVAATDTTVFFGAGSVLGGGGGASRASLYAYDRAAGTFTDITPPELKKDPSIRELAVFGDRLVVSTSASTGRAQLAVMDLADLTSFSVTPTDGTVAKNLTSDGDLVHFAGDAGLSSYSMATRTITPLAYDGPDLGEIWGLDHTDGALVVVSGYGFVGEIDTASGASVITELGPAGAPVSPQTAMGIAAEGRYVYVGGNNVVARHDLRRPGKAANLRAPGEAKDAEVLDGVLYTGQYNAQGIWAYDPADDEQPHQVARFPSEQNRPLDLCYDAVNELMLVGVQSDTEGGGSLWTYAPKTGEKSAFVDPVDETQLVRAVATRDGVAYLGGDNPTTKGPRGTLVAFDPVAGREHWRVDLPLSTGVAALAVRGRHLYGLTRSGGFFVVDLTIRRVIHTADLHDICPGFAAMVTSGGVVYGVSDTTLFRFHPKTFAVSTVVPGINGAWYSGPHVNADSRGRLYTLRGHHLVRIEDRPEV; from the coding sequence ATGCGACAACCACCCCTACCACCCGTGGGCAGGCGCCAACTGCTCCTGGCGGGTGGCGCCGTCGGGCTCGCCGCCGCGTCGGCCTCCCTGCTCACCGGGCAGGCGCACGCCTCGCCGACCAGGACCCGCGGTGCCACCATCACCGATCTGGGCCCCGCCATCGAGCAGTTCGCGCTGATGAGCGCGGTCCTGGTCGGCGACACGGTCTACATCGGCTCGCGCAACCTCTCCCCGACCCGGCTCATCGCCTTCCACCTGCCGACCCGCAAGGTGGTGTCCCGCACCGACCTCGGCACGGGGCACTCGGTGCAGGCCCTCGCCGCCGACCCCACCGGCAGGTACCTGTACGCGGGCGTCCTGACCAAGGCGGACGAGGGCAGGCCGAACCTCTTCCGCTGGGACCTGCGCTCTCCGGACGAGGCCGCCGTGGGCATCGGCAGGACCGAGGACCGTGACGTCCGCGAGCTCGCCGTCGCCCCGGACGGCACGGTGTACGCGGTGGGCGGCGTGCCGGGCAAGGCGCCCGCGCTGTGGAGGTACGACCCGGGCACCGGCAAGGTGACCGGGCTCGGCGTGCCCGACCCGAAGGCCACCCTGGCCAGGGCCGTCGCCGCCACGGACACGACCGTCTTCTTCGGTGCCGGGAGCGTCCTGGGCGGCGGGGGCGGGGCGAGCAGGGCGTCCCTGTACGCGTACGACAGGGCGGCGGGCACGTTCACCGACATCACGCCGCCGGAGCTGAAGAAGGATCCCAGCATCCGGGAGCTCGCCGTCTTCGGCGACCGCCTCGTCGTCAGCACCTCCGCCTCGACCGGACGCGCACAGTTGGCTGTCATGGACCTGGCGGATCTCACGTCCTTCTCCGTGACACCCACCGACGGCACGGTGGCCAAGAACCTGACGTCCGACGGCGACCTGGTCCACTTCGCCGGTGACGCCGGTCTCTCCTCGTACTCGATGGCGACCCGAACGATCACCCCCCTCGCGTACGACGGGCCCGACCTCGGCGAGATCTGGGGCCTCGACCACACCGACGGCGCGCTGGTCGTCGTCTCCGGCTACGGCTTCGTCGGCGAGATCGACACGGCATCCGGCGCGTCCGTCATCACCGAACTCGGCCCCGCGGGCGCCCCCGTCAGCCCGCAGACCGCGATGGGCATCGCCGCCGAAGGGCGGTACGTCTACGTCGGCGGCAACAACGTCGTCGCCCGCCACGACCTGCGCCGCCCCGGCAAGGCGGCCAATCTCAGGGCACCCGGCGAGGCGAAGGACGCCGAGGTCCTGGACGGGGTGCTCTACACCGGCCAGTACAACGCACAGGGCATCTGGGCGTACGACCCCGCCGACGACGAACAGCCCCACCAGGTCGCGCGGTTCCCGAGCGAGCAGAACCGCCCGCTCGACCTCTGCTACGACGCGGTCAACGAACTCATGCTGGTCGGGGTGCAGTCCGACACCGAGGGCGGCGGCTCCCTGTGGACGTACGCGCCGAAGACGGGCGAGAAGTCCGCGTTCGTCGACCCCGTCGACGAGACCCAGCTGGTGCGTGCCGTCGCCACCCGGGACGGCGTCGCCTACCTCGGGGGCGACAACCCGACCACGAAGGGGCCGCGCGGCACGCTCGTCGCCTTCGACCCGGTGGCCGGGCGGGAGCACTGGCGCGTCGACCTGCCCCTGTCCACGGGCGTGGCCGCGCTCGCGGTCCGTGGCAGGCACCTGTACGGGCTCACCAGGAGCGGCGGCTTCTTCGTCGTCGACCTCACGATCCGGCGCGTGATCCACACCGCCGACCTGCACGACATCTGCCCCGGGTTCGCGGCCATGGTGACCAGCGGGGGAGTCGTCTACGGCGTCTCCGACACCACCCTGTTCCGCTTCCACCCGAAGACCTTCGCCGTCAGCACGGTCGTGCCCGGGATCAACGGCGCGTGGTACAGCGGTCCGCACGTCAACGCCGACAGCCGCGGCCGGTTGTACACGCTGCGCGGTCACCATCTCGTACGCATCGAGGACAGGCCGGAGGTCTGA